Proteins encoded in a region of the Drosophila busckii strain San Diego stock center, stock number 13000-0081.31 chromosome 2L, ASM1175060v1, whole genome shotgun sequence genome:
- the LOC108597959 gene encoding uncharacterized protein LOC108597959 isoform X1, producing the protein MGNSGSAHNLHNERSINDHNTYYQPTFQQTLHRQYQTNRSGFRSSPNGAQRSLTTEWRRSYPSAGPRVPKLPTDGQIKVLPELDKRLHLRATTNGAILNSGGTISGRKLNENSFVKSPNALSQRSQTFINEPSSSKDGLYKKAEAHPEFTRSQTLLYVKAKTNEPALQSTKSNLSRMQRHTYSEPELINKLNNEGDISKSTANMLDPLSRPSKRSKYTKKRRAPEAPALASMGNTSSSVGTDVEVPRNTASSADQPKPMHFAKNSDRMSKIKPHTSSLAQNQHQNTTFSRGNQNRNSANVNHAQRSPNEPPKYVYRREKSSDAILLKSRNSAGHGHSELRRTTTNDAEQQPIRSNAVQSKLKTTSTNTNFMQKEKVEKLIIPVQADKVQRTFYFGMDMPTPAEDVKQSAALTVDDKQQVDVSQLTLMPSYDIEYKKPSNQEESHDDNGLLVHIHPTLPRRQIETPSFSPALAWRSLVEEQDRLDKMRKMQAAVNSCESTVASEKPILPSCISHARQLSRPNQVHAAWTPEQDLAEEKDDRHLNNLIQDDSSSDEYRSKCEDGFLFYGSKTLKPSQDNTTNLPIHTFSLSLPRDAHINHTRSNTDRLNAGDVCIYKSLQKSKPDYTAHKNSSATAFSPRNSGSRGQIHSSNFEGSNNWLLHKNNSGVKHTTKHLDYFDKEQRLVSIEPQSITYLTGGKHVMYLPGSDNQAAASSRPHINVETDNSAGTQPKNQTNRHFKSRQRHVPQSLQDETPIFPLKSTHEQSFKLDEEKPFHQRFSFNNPVRLLEKSLRIEKSTKSNKIERSLAGELEALKKVEEDFQRNRANEKENIQHQLRLHFGNESEQYHSLPISRVVDGFSAFNLNDTNNNLFCRDDPEGCVSNVPFVSHESEEHKTVFGATNMLS; encoded by the exons ATGGGAAACTCGGGAAGTGCTCACAATTTACATAACGAGCGATCTATTAATGATCATAACACCTACTATCAGCCAACATTTCAACAAACCTTACATCGTCAGTACCAGACAAACAGATCTGGCTTTAGATCTAGCCCAAATGGTGCGCAGCGTAGTTTGACTACAGAATGGCGTAGATCATATCCATCTGCAGGACCCAGAGTGCCCAAACTACCAACGGACGGACAAATTAAGGTGCTGCCTGAACTAGATAAGCGGCTACATCTGCGAGCCACAACAAATGGTGCAATACTTAACTCTGGTGGCACAATAAGTGGACGaaagttaaatgaaaattctttTGTAAAAAGTCCAAATGCACTTAGTCAACGTTCCCAAACATTCATAAACGAACCTTCATCCAGTAAAGATGGTCTTTATAAGAAAGCGGAAGCACATCCTGAATTTACGCGTTCACAGACGTTGCTCTACGTTAAGGCCAAGACCAATGAACCAGCTTTACAATCGACCAAGTCGAACTTGTCGCGAATGCAGAGACATACATATTCAGAGCCCGAGCTTATCAATAAACTCAATAATGAAGGTGATATTTCCAAATCAACTGCAAATATGCTGGATCCCTTGTCTAGGCCAAGCAAGCGGAGCAAATATACCAAAAAACGAAGAGCTCCCGAGGCACCAGCATTGGCTAGCATGGGAAACACTTCATCATCAGTAGGCACAGATGTTGAGGTTCCACGCAATACGGCCAGCTCTGCGGATCAGCCGAAGCCTAtgcattttgcaaaaaattcagATCGTATGAGCAAGATTAAGCCACACACATCGTCATTAGCACAAAATCAACATCAAAATACAACATTTAGTCGAGGCAATCAAAATCGCAACTCTGCGAATGTCAACCATGCGCAGAGGAGCCCAAATGAGCCACCCAAGTATGTCTATCGTAGAGAAAAGAGCTCAGATGCCATACTCTTAAAAAGTAGAAATTCTGCTGGACATGGACATAGTGAGTTAAGAAGAACTACAACAAATgatgcagagcagcagccgaTCAGAAGTAATGCTGTTCAAAGCAAGCTGAAAACAACGAGTACTAATaccaattttatgcaaaaagaaaaggtGGAAAAGCTAATTATACCCGTGCAAGCTGATAAGGTGCAacgtacattttattttggcatGGACATGCCAACGCCGGCTGAAGATGTCAAGCAATCTGCTGCTCTTACTG TTGATGATAAGCAACAAGTTGATGTCAGCCAGTTAACACTCATGCCTAGCTATGACATTGAGTACAAAAAACCCAGCAATCAAGAGGAGAGTCATGATGATAATGGACTACTAGTGCATATACACCCCACATTGCCACGTCGGCAAATTGAAACACCTTCCTTTAGCCCCGCACTGGCTTGGCGCTCGCTTGTCGAGGAGCAAGATCGGTTGGacaaaatgcgcaaaatgcaagcagctgTCAACAGCTGTGAATCAACTGTAGCTAGTGAAAAGCCCATACTGCCTAGCTGTATCTCTCATGCGCGTCAGCTTAGTAGACCAAATCAAGTACATGCCGCCTGGACACCCGAACAGGATCTTGCCGAAGAAAAGGATGATCGACACTTGAACAATCTCATACAAGATGACTCAAGCTCTGACGAATATAGATCGAAATGTGAAGACGGCTTTCTTTTTTATGGTAGCAAGACTCTAAAGCCAAGTCAGGACAATACAACAAATCTTCCCATTCATACGTTTAGTCTGTCGCTGCCAAGAGATGCGCACATTAACCATACACGCAGCAACACGGATAGGTTAAACGCTGGTGAT GTATGCATTTACAAAAGCCTACAGAAGTCAAAGCCAGACTACACTGCGCATAAGAATAGCTCGGCAACTGCCTTCAGCCCAAGAAACTCTGGCTCACGAGGGCAGATCCACTCAAGCAATTTCGAGGGCTCCAACAACTGGTTGTTGCATAAGAATAACAGTGGCGTGAAGCACACAACAAAGCACTTGGACTATTTTGACAAGGAACAGCGACTGGTGTCCATTGAGCCGCAGTCTATTACATATCTGACTGGTGGCAAGCATGTGATGTATTTGCCGGGCAGCGATAACCAAGCAGCTGCTTCCTCCCGACCACACATAAATGTTGAGACGGACAATTCAGCAGGCACTCAaccaaaaaatcaaacaaaccgCCATTTTAAAAGCCGACAACGACATGTACCGCAAAGTCTTCAAGACGAGACACCAATTTTTCCATTAAAG TCAACGCATGAACAGAGCTTTAAATTAGACGAGGAAAAGCCATTCCATCAACGATTCTCATTTAATAATCCCGTGCGACTCTTGGAGAAAAGTTTGCGCATTGAGAAATCTACAAAGTCCAACAAAATTGAACGAAGCTTAGCAGGTGAGCTGGAAGCTCTGAAAAA gGTAGAGGAAGACTTTCAACGAAATCGTGCCAATGAAAAGGAAAATATTCAGCATCAGCTGCGTCTGCATTTTGGAAACGAAAGTGAACAATATCATAGTCTGCCAATATCACGAGTCGTCGATGGCTTCTCAGCTTTCAATCTAAATGATAcgaataataatttattctgTCGTGATGATCCTGAGGGCTGCGTATCGAATGTACCTTTTGTCAGCCATGAAAGTGAAGAACACAAAACAGTCTTTGGTGCAACTAATATGTTAAGCTAg
- the LOC108600030 gene encoding TBC1 domain family member 20, whose product MGADDEVKIDHLPLSFEIPPENEDERSKRLEIEEKLLENPNKNIPLKELCKLALSDYGLVNDDLRRILWPQLAGVDVHSLERAPTLDELQSHPEYNQVVLDVNRSLKRFPPGIPYEQRIALQDQLTVLILRVINKYPNLRYYQGYHDVAVTFLLVAGEEVAYAIMEQLSTTHFSECMEETMEATQRRLMFMWPVVQFEKPELFEFLQRSSVGTLFALPWYLTWFGHSLNSYKDLVRLYDYFLASPMYTAIFVTAAILLYRADEIVKEDCDMASVHCLLSKLPDDLPFEDILKTSSKLYDKYSLTVIEKKVEELIRLEKEQRQLEEKRKRISRAAASKPSYSASKTWFMKILTPKSVIVTTAISIVVGVCAYYYKNQYLAPGIS is encoded by the exons ATGGGCGCTGATGACGAAGTAAAAATCGATCACCTGCCACTTAGTTTCGAAATAC CTCCCGAAAACGAAGATGAGCGCAGTAAACGCTTGGAGATTGAGGAAAAACTTCTGGAGAacccaaacaaaaatattccaCTGAAAGAGCTGTGCAAGTTGGCTCTTAGTGATTATGGCTTGGTAAACGATGACCTAAGACGGATTTTATGGCCACAATTAGCTGGTGTGGATGTACATAGCTTAGAGCGCGCACCCACTCTCGATGAGCTGCAAAGTCACCCGGAGTACAATCAAGTTGTGCTGGATGTGAATCGCTCACTTAAACGGTTCCCGCCGGGTATTCCCTACGAACAACGTATAGCATTGCAGGACCAGTTGACAGTGCTTATACTGCGTGTAATCAATAAGTACCCAAATTTGCGTTATTATCAAGGCTATCATGACGTGGCCGTCACATTCCTATTAGTCGCTGGGGAAGAAGTGGCATATGCCATAATGGAACAGCTGTCCACCACACATTTTTCCGAATGCATGGAGGAAACCATGGAGGCAACTCAGCGGCGGCTCATGTTTATGTGGCCTGTGGTGCAGTTTGAAAAACCTGAACTCTTTGAATTTCTGCAACGCTCATCAGTGGGCACACTTTTTGCGCTGCCTTGGTATTTAACCTGGTTTGGACACAGTCTGAACTCATACAAGGATCTAGTGCGATTGTACGATTATTTTCTAGCCTCACCCATGTACACAGCTATATTTGTAACAGCCGCTATACTATTATACCGCGCGGATGAAATAGTGAAAGAGGATTGTGATATGGCGTCTGTGCATTGCCTTCTTTCCAAG CTGCCAGATGATTTGCCGTTTGAAGATATTTTGAAAACGTCGAGTAAACTATATGATAAATATAGTTTGACTGTCATAGAAAAGAAAGTGGAGGAACTTATACGCTTAGA GAAAGAGCAGCGTCAACTGGAGGAAAAGCGAAAACGTATTTCTCGCGCAGCAGCTTCCAAACCCAGCTATAGCGCGAGTAAAACATGGTTTATGAAGATATTAACACCGAAATCAGTGATTGTGACTACGGCTATATCGATTGTTGTTGGCGTCTGTGCGTATTACTACAAGAATCAATATTTGGCACCAGGTATCAGCTGA
- the LOC108597959 gene encoding uncharacterized protein LOC108597959 isoform X3 produces MGNSGSAHNLHNERSINDHNTYYQPTFQQTLHRQYQTNRSGFRSSPNGAQRSLTTEWRRSYPSAGPRVPKLPTDGQIKVLPELDKRLHLRATTNGAILNSGGTISGRKLNENSFVKSPNALSQRSQTFINEPSSSKDGLYKKAEAHPEFTRSQTLLYVKAKTNEPALQSTKSNLSRMQRHTYSEPELINKLNNEGDISKSTANMLDPLSRPSKRSKYTKKRRAPEAPALASMGNTSSSVGTDVEVPRNTASSADQPKPMHFAKNSDRMSKIKPHTSSLAQNQHQNTTFSRGNQNRNSANVNHAQRSPNEPPKYVYRREKSSDAILLKSRNSAGHGHSELRRTTTNDAEQQPIRSNAVQSKLKTTSTNTNFMQKEKVEKLIIPVQADKVQRTFYFGMDMPTPAEDVKQSAALTVDDKQQVDVSQLTLMPSYDIEYKKPSNQEESHDDNGLLVHIHPTLPRRQIETPSFSPALAWRSLVEEQDRLDKMRKMQAAVNSCESTVASEKPILPSCISHARQLSRPNQVHAAWTPEQDLAEEKDDRHLNNLIQDDSSSDEYRSKCEDGFLFYGSKTLKPSQDNTTNLPIHTFSLSLPRDAHINHTRSNTDRLNAGDVCIYKSLQKSKPDYTAHKNSSATAFSPRNSGSRGQIHSSNFEGSNNWLLHKNNSGVKHTTKHLDYFDKEQRLVSIEPQSITYLTGGKHVMYLPGSDNQAAASSRPHINVETDNSAGTQPKNQTNRHFKSRQRHVPQSLQDETPIFPLKSTHEQSFKLDEEKPFHQRFSFNNPVRLLEKSLRIEKSTKSNKIERSLAG; encoded by the exons ATGGGAAACTCGGGAAGTGCTCACAATTTACATAACGAGCGATCTATTAATGATCATAACACCTACTATCAGCCAACATTTCAACAAACCTTACATCGTCAGTACCAGACAAACAGATCTGGCTTTAGATCTAGCCCAAATGGTGCGCAGCGTAGTTTGACTACAGAATGGCGTAGATCATATCCATCTGCAGGACCCAGAGTGCCCAAACTACCAACGGACGGACAAATTAAGGTGCTGCCTGAACTAGATAAGCGGCTACATCTGCGAGCCACAACAAATGGTGCAATACTTAACTCTGGTGGCACAATAAGTGGACGaaagttaaatgaaaattctttTGTAAAAAGTCCAAATGCACTTAGTCAACGTTCCCAAACATTCATAAACGAACCTTCATCCAGTAAAGATGGTCTTTATAAGAAAGCGGAAGCACATCCTGAATTTACGCGTTCACAGACGTTGCTCTACGTTAAGGCCAAGACCAATGAACCAGCTTTACAATCGACCAAGTCGAACTTGTCGCGAATGCAGAGACATACATATTCAGAGCCCGAGCTTATCAATAAACTCAATAATGAAGGTGATATTTCCAAATCAACTGCAAATATGCTGGATCCCTTGTCTAGGCCAAGCAAGCGGAGCAAATATACCAAAAAACGAAGAGCTCCCGAGGCACCAGCATTGGCTAGCATGGGAAACACTTCATCATCAGTAGGCACAGATGTTGAGGTTCCACGCAATACGGCCAGCTCTGCGGATCAGCCGAAGCCTAtgcattttgcaaaaaattcagATCGTATGAGCAAGATTAAGCCACACACATCGTCATTAGCACAAAATCAACATCAAAATACAACATTTAGTCGAGGCAATCAAAATCGCAACTCTGCGAATGTCAACCATGCGCAGAGGAGCCCAAATGAGCCACCCAAGTATGTCTATCGTAGAGAAAAGAGCTCAGATGCCATACTCTTAAAAAGTAGAAATTCTGCTGGACATGGACATAGTGAGTTAAGAAGAACTACAACAAATgatgcagagcagcagccgaTCAGAAGTAATGCTGTTCAAAGCAAGCTGAAAACAACGAGTACTAATaccaattttatgcaaaaagaaaaggtGGAAAAGCTAATTATACCCGTGCAAGCTGATAAGGTGCAacgtacattttattttggcatGGACATGCCAACGCCGGCTGAAGATGTCAAGCAATCTGCTGCTCTTACTG TTGATGATAAGCAACAAGTTGATGTCAGCCAGTTAACACTCATGCCTAGCTATGACATTGAGTACAAAAAACCCAGCAATCAAGAGGAGAGTCATGATGATAATGGACTACTAGTGCATATACACCCCACATTGCCACGTCGGCAAATTGAAACACCTTCCTTTAGCCCCGCACTGGCTTGGCGCTCGCTTGTCGAGGAGCAAGATCGGTTGGacaaaatgcgcaaaatgcaagcagctgTCAACAGCTGTGAATCAACTGTAGCTAGTGAAAAGCCCATACTGCCTAGCTGTATCTCTCATGCGCGTCAGCTTAGTAGACCAAATCAAGTACATGCCGCCTGGACACCCGAACAGGATCTTGCCGAAGAAAAGGATGATCGACACTTGAACAATCTCATACAAGATGACTCAAGCTCTGACGAATATAGATCGAAATGTGAAGACGGCTTTCTTTTTTATGGTAGCAAGACTCTAAAGCCAAGTCAGGACAATACAACAAATCTTCCCATTCATACGTTTAGTCTGTCGCTGCCAAGAGATGCGCACATTAACCATACACGCAGCAACACGGATAGGTTAAACGCTGGTGAT GTATGCATTTACAAAAGCCTACAGAAGTCAAAGCCAGACTACACTGCGCATAAGAATAGCTCGGCAACTGCCTTCAGCCCAAGAAACTCTGGCTCACGAGGGCAGATCCACTCAAGCAATTTCGAGGGCTCCAACAACTGGTTGTTGCATAAGAATAACAGTGGCGTGAAGCACACAACAAAGCACTTGGACTATTTTGACAAGGAACAGCGACTGGTGTCCATTGAGCCGCAGTCTATTACATATCTGACTGGTGGCAAGCATGTGATGTATTTGCCGGGCAGCGATAACCAAGCAGCTGCTTCCTCCCGACCACACATAAATGTTGAGACGGACAATTCAGCAGGCACTCAaccaaaaaatcaaacaaaccgCCATTTTAAAAGCCGACAACGACATGTACCGCAAAGTCTTCAAGACGAGACACCAATTTTTCCATTAAAG TCAACGCATGAACAGAGCTTTAAATTAGACGAGGAAAAGCCATTCCATCAACGATTCTCATTTAATAATCCCGTGCGACTCTTGGAGAAAAGTTTGCGCATTGAGAAATCTACAAAGTCCAACAAAATTGAACGAAGCTTAGCAG gGTAG
- the LOC108604412 gene encoding uncharacterized protein LOC108604412, which translates to MEILKSINNKEILMEVLHLSIEFLIGNINDQQTLRLSHKYGFQNPDDFLLATRTISKYYKHCCTDNDEAELSEKLSYLSPELRPLVPLVLAARLDAVEHALGKCEYFKKNVKLVVSFSWDTRLLLGDSSYRSNVRQVATVNLNCRSNTRQDVLYFEMSLDKLCEFIEVLEKVFNANKLANK; encoded by the exons ATGGAAATTTTAaagagcataaataataaggAAATACTAATGGAG GTTCTGCATTTGTcgattgaatttttaattggcaaTATTAACGACCAACAAACCCTTCGTTTATCACACAAATACGGATTTCAAAATCCTGACGACTTTCTCCTGGCAACGCGTACTATATCTAAATACTATAAGCACTGTTGCACAGATAATGATGAAGCTGAGCTATCGGAAAAATTATCTTACTTAAGCCCTGAGCTTAGGCCGTTGGTGCCACTGGTGTTGGCAGCCAGATTGGATGCTGTGGAGCATGCTCTTGGAAAATGTGAATACTTCAAGAAGAATGTAAAATTAGTTGTCTCCTTCTCCTGGGACACCAGATTATTGTTGGGCGACAGCAGTTACCGTAGTAATGTACGCCAAGTGGCtacagttaatttaaattgtcgtTCCAATACACGCCAGGATGTGCTCTATTTCGAAATGAGCTTGGATAAGCTATGCGAATTTATAGAAGTATtagaaaaagtttttaatgcaaacaagttagcaaataaataa
- the LOC108597959 gene encoding uncharacterized protein LOC108597959 isoform X2 → MGNSGSAHNLHNERSINDHNTYYQPTFQQTLHRQYQTNRSGFRSSPNGAQRSLTTEWRRSYPSAGPRVPKLPTDGQIKVLPELDKRLHLRATTNGAILNSGGTISGRKLNENSFVKSPNALSQRSQTFINEPSSSKDGLYKKAEAHPEFTRSQTLLYVKAKTNEPALQSTKSNLSRMQRHTYSEPELINKLNNEGDISKSTANMLDPLSRPSKRSKYTKKRRAPEAPALASMGNTSSSVGTDVEVPRNTASSADQPKPMHFAKNSDRMSKIKPHTSSLAQNQHQNTTFSRGNQNRNSANVNHAQRSPNEPPKYVYRREKSSDAILLKSRNSAGHGHSELRRTTTNDAEQQPIRKKVEKLIIPVQADKVQRTFYFGMDMPTPAEDVKQSAALTVDDKQQVDVSQLTLMPSYDIEYKKPSNQEESHDDNGLLVHIHPTLPRRQIETPSFSPALAWRSLVEEQDRLDKMRKMQAAVNSCESTVASEKPILPSCISHARQLSRPNQVHAAWTPEQDLAEEKDDRHLNNLIQDDSSSDEYRSKCEDGFLFYGSKTLKPSQDNTTNLPIHTFSLSLPRDAHINHTRSNTDRLNAGDVCIYKSLQKSKPDYTAHKNSSATAFSPRNSGSRGQIHSSNFEGSNNWLLHKNNSGVKHTTKHLDYFDKEQRLVSIEPQSITYLTGGKHVMYLPGSDNQAAASSRPHINVETDNSAGTQPKNQTNRHFKSRQRHVPQSLQDETPIFPLKSTHEQSFKLDEEKPFHQRFSFNNPVRLLEKSLRIEKSTKSNKIERSLAGELEALKKVEEDFQRNRANEKENIQHQLRLHFGNESEQYHSLPISRVVDGFSAFNLNDTNNNLFCRDDPEGCVSNVPFVSHESEEHKTVFGATNMLS, encoded by the exons ATGGGAAACTCGGGAAGTGCTCACAATTTACATAACGAGCGATCTATTAATGATCATAACACCTACTATCAGCCAACATTTCAACAAACCTTACATCGTCAGTACCAGACAAACAGATCTGGCTTTAGATCTAGCCCAAATGGTGCGCAGCGTAGTTTGACTACAGAATGGCGTAGATCATATCCATCTGCAGGACCCAGAGTGCCCAAACTACCAACGGACGGACAAATTAAGGTGCTGCCTGAACTAGATAAGCGGCTACATCTGCGAGCCACAACAAATGGTGCAATACTTAACTCTGGTGGCACAATAAGTGGACGaaagttaaatgaaaattctttTGTAAAAAGTCCAAATGCACTTAGTCAACGTTCCCAAACATTCATAAACGAACCTTCATCCAGTAAAGATGGTCTTTATAAGAAAGCGGAAGCACATCCTGAATTTACGCGTTCACAGACGTTGCTCTACGTTAAGGCCAAGACCAATGAACCAGCTTTACAATCGACCAAGTCGAACTTGTCGCGAATGCAGAGACATACATATTCAGAGCCCGAGCTTATCAATAAACTCAATAATGAAGGTGATATTTCCAAATCAACTGCAAATATGCTGGATCCCTTGTCTAGGCCAAGCAAGCGGAGCAAATATACCAAAAAACGAAGAGCTCCCGAGGCACCAGCATTGGCTAGCATGGGAAACACTTCATCATCAGTAGGCACAGATGTTGAGGTTCCACGCAATACGGCCAGCTCTGCGGATCAGCCGAAGCCTAtgcattttgcaaaaaattcagATCGTATGAGCAAGATTAAGCCACACACATCGTCATTAGCACAAAATCAACATCAAAATACAACATTTAGTCGAGGCAATCAAAATCGCAACTCTGCGAATGTCAACCATGCGCAGAGGAGCCCAAATGAGCCACCCAAGTATGTCTATCGTAGAGAAAAGAGCTCAGATGCCATACTCTTAAAAAGTAGAAATTCTGCTGGACATGGACATAGTGAGTTAAGAAGAACTACAACAAATgatgcagagcagcagccgaTCAGAA aaaaggtGGAAAAGCTAATTATACCCGTGCAAGCTGATAAGGTGCAacgtacattttattttggcatGGACATGCCAACGCCGGCTGAAGATGTCAAGCAATCTGCTGCTCTTACTG TTGATGATAAGCAACAAGTTGATGTCAGCCAGTTAACACTCATGCCTAGCTATGACATTGAGTACAAAAAACCCAGCAATCAAGAGGAGAGTCATGATGATAATGGACTACTAGTGCATATACACCCCACATTGCCACGTCGGCAAATTGAAACACCTTCCTTTAGCCCCGCACTGGCTTGGCGCTCGCTTGTCGAGGAGCAAGATCGGTTGGacaaaatgcgcaaaatgcaagcagctgTCAACAGCTGTGAATCAACTGTAGCTAGTGAAAAGCCCATACTGCCTAGCTGTATCTCTCATGCGCGTCAGCTTAGTAGACCAAATCAAGTACATGCCGCCTGGACACCCGAACAGGATCTTGCCGAAGAAAAGGATGATCGACACTTGAACAATCTCATACAAGATGACTCAAGCTCTGACGAATATAGATCGAAATGTGAAGACGGCTTTCTTTTTTATGGTAGCAAGACTCTAAAGCCAAGTCAGGACAATACAACAAATCTTCCCATTCATACGTTTAGTCTGTCGCTGCCAAGAGATGCGCACATTAACCATACACGCAGCAACACGGATAGGTTAAACGCTGGTGAT GTATGCATTTACAAAAGCCTACAGAAGTCAAAGCCAGACTACACTGCGCATAAGAATAGCTCGGCAACTGCCTTCAGCCCAAGAAACTCTGGCTCACGAGGGCAGATCCACTCAAGCAATTTCGAGGGCTCCAACAACTGGTTGTTGCATAAGAATAACAGTGGCGTGAAGCACACAACAAAGCACTTGGACTATTTTGACAAGGAACAGCGACTGGTGTCCATTGAGCCGCAGTCTATTACATATCTGACTGGTGGCAAGCATGTGATGTATTTGCCGGGCAGCGATAACCAAGCAGCTGCTTCCTCCCGACCACACATAAATGTTGAGACGGACAATTCAGCAGGCACTCAaccaaaaaatcaaacaaaccgCCATTTTAAAAGCCGACAACGACATGTACCGCAAAGTCTTCAAGACGAGACACCAATTTTTCCATTAAAG TCAACGCATGAACAGAGCTTTAAATTAGACGAGGAAAAGCCATTCCATCAACGATTCTCATTTAATAATCCCGTGCGACTCTTGGAGAAAAGTTTGCGCATTGAGAAATCTACAAAGTCCAACAAAATTGAACGAAGCTTAGCAGGTGAGCTGGAAGCTCTGAAAAA gGTAGAGGAAGACTTTCAACGAAATCGTGCCAATGAAAAGGAAAATATTCAGCATCAGCTGCGTCTGCATTTTGGAAACGAAAGTGAACAATATCATAGTCTGCCAATATCACGAGTCGTCGATGGCTTCTCAGCTTTCAATCTAAATGATAcgaataataatttattctgTCGTGATGATCCTGAGGGCTGCGTATCGAATGTACCTTTTGTCAGCCATGAAAGTGAAGAACACAAAACAGTCTTTGGTGCAACTAATATGTTAAGCTAg